From Bifidobacterium longum subsp. longum JCM 1217, one genomic window encodes:
- a CDS encoding THUMP-like domain-containing protein produces MEISESTWAFIAKHRREDVRDVALHAKHDGDVDVPFALEQIAGWQRASLKLPDWASHDGLIFPPQVPMEQCSSQFTAQYKARLVQRLLAEEAVDDDSPTSLVDLTGGFGVDFSYMSRVFNRAIYVEQQSILCDIARHNFPILGLDHAEVINDDSTAVLDTLGRVSMIFLDPARRDDHGSRTYAIADCMPDVLTLKDMLLAKAPTVMVKLSPMLDWHKTVADFAGAVHEVHIVSTGNECKELLLVLGRGRYASPLVVCANDEQVLSYKAGDNSDNHTTISDSALAARNTCNTEDSLSEESANDFDSSHWKYLYEPNASIMKAGCFDVLEQRFAVHHISPNSHLFVAAEPIADFPGRSFAIESIATMNKKELKQLLAGLTHANIAVRNFPLTVAQLRKKLKLKDGGSTYLFATTDAQGRHLVLRTKKRKSGSL; encoded by the coding sequence CACGCCAAGCATGATGGCGACGTGGATGTGCCGTTCGCGCTGGAGCAAATTGCCGGCTGGCAGCGCGCTTCACTCAAGCTACCTGACTGGGCGTCCCATGATGGGCTGATTTTCCCGCCGCAAGTCCCAATGGAACAATGTTCCAGCCAATTCACCGCACAGTACAAGGCTCGGCTGGTACAGCGATTGTTGGCCGAAGAAGCAGTCGACGACGACTCCCCGACATCCCTAGTCGATCTGACCGGCGGTTTCGGCGTCGACTTTTCTTACATGTCCCGAGTGTTCAATCGTGCCATATATGTGGAACAACAATCCATTTTATGTGATATCGCTCGCCATAATTTCCCGATACTCGGCCTTGACCACGCCGAAGTCATCAATGATGATTCAACAGCAGTGCTTGACACGCTTGGCCGAGTCTCCATGATCTTCCTCGATCCGGCCCGCCGTGACGATCATGGCTCGCGTACCTACGCGATTGCCGATTGCATGCCGGATGTGCTGACCCTGAAGGATATGCTGCTGGCCAAGGCACCGACGGTCATGGTCAAGCTCTCCCCCATGCTCGACTGGCATAAGACCGTCGCCGATTTCGCCGGCGCGGTACATGAGGTGCATATCGTCTCCACCGGGAATGAGTGCAAGGAATTGTTGCTGGTGTTGGGGCGCGGCCGTTACGCCTCACCGCTCGTGGTATGTGCTAATGACGAGCAGGTGCTGTCGTACAAGGCCGGCGATAACAGCGACAATCACACCACTATCAGCGATTCTGCCTTGGCTGCACGCAATACTTGCAATACCGAAGATTCCCTGTCTGAGGAAAGCGCGAACGACTTCGATTCCTCGCATTGGAAGTACCTTTACGAGCCCAACGCCTCAATCATGAAGGCCGGATGCTTTGATGTTCTCGAACAGCGCTTCGCCGTGCATCACATCAGCCCGAATAGCCACCTGTTCGTGGCGGCCGAACCTATTGCCGATTTTCCAGGCAGGTCATTCGCCATCGAATCCATCGCCACCATGAACAAGAAAGAACTGAAACAGCTATTGGCCGGCCTCACGCACGCCAACATCGCCGTACGCAATTTCCCCCTAACCGTGGCCCAGCTGCGCAAAAAACTCAAACTCAAGGACGGTGGTAGCACCTACCTCTTCGCCACCACCGACGCCCAAGGCCGTCACCTAGTACTGCGCACTAAAAAGCGAAAAAGTGGCTCCCTCTGA